In Camelina sativa cultivar DH55 chromosome 17, Cs, whole genome shotgun sequence, the genomic stretch tatgtatcttttttcaagccttcatatttagcatatgattttattagaaaatgttttatctaaaaacaactttttaaaaaatcagataaattatattttctataaaaattataatataaataaaatgaatttcaagccgtgctctagcacggatctttAATCTAGTTTAAAagtattactatattttatacCAGAtaatagtttcattaatttttgaTTGAAACTAcagaaaaagtcaaaaaaaattgtgtaatttaataaactaaaccgGATATAACCGAATAATTGAACCAGTCAGTCCAATTCGATATATAGGAAAGAAGAAGCTTCCTCGTTTAAAAAagtaatcaaatcaaatcatttcCTGCGGAAGAAACACGCTTCAGAGTGGGACAGAGGCCAAAATGCcataaaacaagaagaaaaaatctgGCATGCCAGTGTTTAATCTGCGTGCCATAAAAAATGTGATATTCCTAAATTACCCTTAATGAAATCAGAGACGAAATACAACTAGAACAACTGAGAGAAAATTGGACAACTGGTACAATAGGACAATTAATACAATTGGTACAACtaagatataatattataatgagTACAACTGATAGAGAATAGAACAATTGGtacaactaatatataaaagtacaaCTAGTACAAATGATCTATACAGTAGGTACAACTGTCATGAAACCAACTAATTATTCTAAACCCTAGCGCCGCCGTCGTCAGATTACTCTTCCTCATTACTTCCTCCGCCATCAACCCCCGATTTTAACCTCTCCATGGCTTCCTCCACCGTCCATTTACTCATCCAgatcttccttcttcatcacCAACTCGTTTTACACCATCTTTGTTGTTCCTCTTCACTTCCTCCTTCACCGCAAATCCTTATATCCACTGCAAATCATCATCCTTTTCTTAGATTTCACTTTCTCTTCATCACCAACGATTAGAAGAGAAATCTAagaacattcaaaaaaaaaaatctctctgttttttagaTCTCggcgagggagagagagaaaactgaaaggaaaaaaattgaatgaatATTAGGTTAaaaggtttttggtattttccaaatattttgatttaaataaattaaaaaaataaataaataaatgtgatatGGCATTCTAGCTTTTTTTGGCCAATATATGGCATTTTGGACATTGATTCCTTCAGAGCTTATCCCAAATTCGAAAGAACCCTAAATTATTCCGATCTGCTCATTTCTGCCGATTGATCAAAGAATcgactatttttggaaaaaaggtGATCGATATGGGTAATACGGACAAGCTGATGAACCAAATCTTTGAATTGAAATTCACGTCAAAGTCTCTGCAGAGGCAATCGAGGAAGTgcgagaaagaggagaagtCGGAGAAGCTCAAGGTGAAGAAAGCCATTGAGAAAGGTAACATGGATGGTGCTCGGATCTATGCCGAGAACGCTATTCGCAAGCGCAGCGAGCAGATGAACTACCTTCGTCTCTCCTCTCGCTTGGACGCTGTTGTTGCTCGCCTTGATACTCAGGCCAAGATGGCCACCATCACCAAATCTATGACTAACATTGTCAAATCCCTCGAATCTTCTCTTGCCACCGGTACTTTCACAATCCAATTTACTGACATTTTTGGTGCTCTCAGCATTATAGTATAGATTTGAAAAATTATACCTTTATGGGTTGCTTTTGATGAAATAGCTTGAATTGAAGTAGTGTGTGTGTGGTTACAGAGATTGCTCTCTTTTGTTAAGTTTAGTTTAGTatggagggagaagaagatagacTGAGTGATTACATTGTACTGTAGCAACTCAGGTTCTCATCTTCTGATATGTTGGTTCATTGCAACAGGCAACTTACAGAAGATGTCAGAGACAATGGACTCGTTTGAGAAACAGTTTGTGAACATGGAAGTTCAAGCTGAGTTCATGGAGAATGCAATGGCTGGCTCGACTTCATTGTCGACTCCAGAGGGAGAAGTTAACAGCTTGATGCAGCAAGTAGCAGATGATTACGGTCTTGAAGTTTCTGTTGGACTGCCTCAGCCTGCTGGTCATGCTATTCCTACCAAGACTGAAGAGAAAGTTGAGGAGGATGATTTATCCAGGAGACTCGCTGAGCTTAAAGCCAGAGGGTAATTTAACgaacctaacaaacaaacaaaatgtgtTTGGAATCTACTTTTATCAACATGTTGATTTGATACTATTAATCCATGAACGTGATGGGAATGTTTGTGTATATTGCTCACTCTGGAATACGCTTCTGTTATAAAACCTTGAGTCTGCTTTTACAGTGATGTAAGAGCAGATCATGTTTTACTTCTAACATTACTCTGTATTTAGTTCTGATCACCTCTACATATCAAATATACTACCtacttttctgattttgttgcaATAACAGGAGTTACTTCATCGGATATTAAACACTTGATGCTTTAGCACTAGAAATTTCATTAACTACTTGATGTTTGAGATTGACTGTAGAACCCACAAGTGTTGATTACCTTTGATGATCTTTCTGGTAGTACTGTCACCAATATTTCCAGGTCCATAAGGGTATAGATATCACGTTCTGATTGTTAGATAGAGGATGGAAGAGAGCATTTGAGGGTGTTGGGGATACCAGAAGTGGAAAGTAGCCCAGTTTCTGCGATGATGCTAGAAGGTCCTTTTTGCAGAGTTTTTATACTGGTTCTTGAATGGTGTTTGCGGTATTCTAGGTTTGTGGTTGAACGGATGGAGCTGCAGACAGCAGCTTGATGGGATGGGAAGAGGATTTATAAGTTGAGGTATCAGTATCATCTGATTGGTGTAGTGAACCATTCAATATTCTCATGTCTTGTTTATTGTACTTTGCAAGGTCGTTGTTCTTTTATCGATTTCTTTTTTATACACTTGTATATCAActaattttgtgtatattattattaatagtaatgtggaaaaatagaaaagtgCGAATCTAATTTTtctgcaaaataaaaaacaataaagttAAATGGTTAAAGATGCTTTTAGAAACTCCATCATTTTAGTGGGAGTATCACAGAAAAGATTGGTCGTCAATTATTTTTCGTTTATTAATAAGGATGcacatgatgatgattattAACATACTATAATACTAatatagatgataaaaaaaaaacaaaagtagacGACAATGTGCATATTTTAGTGTAAAGATTATATCAacaattacaattatattaacAGTTATATTTTCAcgtgttaaaaatatttgattacaACACAtcgtttaaaaataaaatcggTCACcaaatttcaacatttttaaaaatggatataATTAGTTATATGAATGCttattttaatatgatatattttattgCGACAATGATGCAACCTAGCTAGACAAAATCGCCATACTCTGGGTCCatgcctagaccgctttcttgaacactgcttcTTACCAAACAATTGAACGACATATCTCATGCAATTTTTGGTAGTTAGGCCCTTAGTATTAATTTTGactgcaaaataaaaaagattaatcTAAAATTTATCAATCACCTCTAGTAATAAGCTCTCTATTTAATAACCAACCACTTTAGCCCTTCTTCACACACTCACAAACTCACCCTTAAAcagagtaaaacaaaaaaaacagaatcatggCAATTTCATCTTCGTGTTCATCCGTCAAAGCCGTCAACACACGGTGGACATCTCCTTCACCGTCGCCCTCTTCTAGATTCTCCCTCCTCCCTACCTCCCTCCACCGCCGCTACGCAACTAACGTCAAGTTAACGGCAACAAGCGCCGCCTTGAAAACCGTAGAGCAAACGACGTTAACAGAGGATAACAAATTCTCCTCCGTCGGATCTGATTCTGATCAAGACATTCCAACGCTTCCAAAGCCGAGGATCTTAGTCGCCGAGAAACTCGGAGAAGccggcctgaatcttctccgggaCTTCGGCGACGTTGACTGCTCTTACGAGCTTTCCCCTGAGGatctgaagaagaaagtggCGGAGAGTGACGCTCTGATCGTGAGAAGCGGAACTAAAGTGACGAGGGAAGTGTTTGAGGCGGCGAAGGGGAGGTTGAAAGTGGTGGGAAGAGCCGGAGTTGGGATTGACAATGTTGATCTGCAGGCTGCAACGGAGCACGGCTGTTTGGTTGTTAATGCTCCCACGGCTAATACAGTTGCTGCCGCCGAACATGGAATAGCTTTGCTTGCTTCTATGGCACGTAACGTCGCTCAGGCCGACGCTTCTATTAAAGCCGGTATGTTCCTGCATACAAAATCTTGATTTAGccatttttattatgtttaaatGATATTGAGACATTGATTGACACTTTGTACCAAACTAGATCtagatttatttcttttattaatttgaagCTAGCTTATACATTTCATCACGAGAAGAAACTAATCTAACATGTTTTAGATAATtcgttaatatttaatatatagttatatactagTATGAAATACTTTTATACTTGGTTTTTGGTCATCAGATCTTGTCATCTTTGAGAGCCATGGTCCATCTGAATTATTACAACTTAGTGGCGTTGGTCTAGTTTTGTAATTATTGTTCAATATTAGTTGGAGTTACGCAATAATTGTAGAGATAGAAGTGGCAATTATGTCACTCTAGAACTGAAAAGTCTTATTAGCAGtagaaattaaatttgtttacgtaagtagaaacaaaaatatccaaacGTGACTATTCCTCTTCTCACGATCGTATGTATTTGTATAATTTCtagtctttttcaaaaatagataaATCATATTCCTCTCCAAGTaagatgggaaaaaaaaaacaaacaccaaaacaaaataaacttgtcaaagtaaaatatggtcccCATATTTGTACTGTCTGCAATATTACTTTCCTCCGAGTCATTCATCATTTACCAACCACAGTGCACAAATTAATTATTGGAGTCTAGTTTCTAAAATCACGAATTTATACTAATTTGACGCGCCACACAACTCTCATGAGTTCCACCCATTCTGGAAATTGAAATTATCATGACTACTAAAATtcgttattatttttattattacagttttttaATCACCCTTAATTGATTCGGTGTGTAGGAGCAACTTGACTAATTACAATAATGCAGACTTTGTAGGATATTTTAATACACAAAATACACAAGTGGGTCATTTTAAAATAAGCatgtattataatttatataattgataagacttaattatttgtttccGGTACTGTTAATGTGGAATAGTCAGTCAAAACATCAATTACACGATCGAGACATAAAGTGTAGAGATGAAAAATATGACTATTTCTTCTAAGTAATTTTGtctgtttttaattaataaatgagTTCTTTTGTAAGTCTTGTCTTGTAAATCATTTTTGAGTTGACTCATCCGTGGAGTTTGCAGGAAAATGGGAGAGGAGCAAGTACGTCGGCGTATCACTCGTCGGAAAAACCTTGGCCGTGATGGGTTTCGGTAAAGTCGGTACTGAGGTGGCGAGACGAGCCAAGGGTTTAGGCATGAACGTTATCTCTCACGACCCTTACGCGCCAGCTGACAGAGCCAGAGCTCTCGGTGTCGATCTTGTCTCTTTCGACCAAGCTATCTCCACAGCCGATTTCGTGTCTTTGCACATGCCTTTAACTCCGGCCACGAAGAAGGTCTTCAACGACGAAACCTTCTCTAAGATGAAGAAAGGTGTTCGTCTCGTTAATGTCGCTAGAGGCGGTGTTATCGATGAGGATGCTCTCGTTAGAGCTCTCGATGCTGGAATCGTTGCTCAGGCAGCATTAGATGTGTTCTGTGAGGAGCCACCGTCGAAAG encodes the following:
- the LOC104756107 gene encoding D-3-phosphoglycerate dehydrogenase 2, chloroplastic, whose translation is MAISSSCSSVKAVNTRWTSPSPSPSSRFSLLPTSLHRRYATNVKLTATSAALKTVEQTTLTEDNKFSSVGSDSDQDIPTLPKPRILVAEKLGEAGLNLLRDFGDVDCSYELSPEDLKKKVAESDALIVRSGTKVTREVFEAAKGRLKVVGRAGVGIDNVDLQAATEHGCLVVNAPTANTVAAAEHGIALLASMARNVAQADASIKAGKWERSKYVGVSLVGKTLAVMGFGKVGTEVARRAKGLGMNVISHDPYAPADRARALGVDLVSFDQAISTADFVSLHMPLTPATKKVFNDETFSKMKKGVRLVNVARGGVIDEDALVRALDAGIVAQAALDVFCEEPPSKDSKLIQHENVTVTPHLGASTKEAQEGVAIEIAEAVAGALKGELSATAVNAPMVAPEVLSELTPYIVLAEKIGRLAVQLVSGGKGVQSIKVVYRSARDRDDLDTRLLRAMITKGIIEPISDSYVNLVNADFIAKQKGLRISEERMVVDTSPEYPIDSIQVQILNVESNFAGAVSESGDISIEGKVKYGVPHLTCVGSFAVDVSLEGNLILCRQVDQPGMIGQVGNILGEQNVNVNFMSVGRTVVRKQAIMAIGVDEEPNSKTLERIGGVSAIAEFVFLKL
- the LOC104756106 gene encoding ESCRT-related protein CHMP1A yields the protein MGNTDKLMNQIFELKFTSKSLQRQSRKCEKEEKSEKLKVKKAIEKGNMDGARIYAENAIRKRSEQMNYLRLSSRLDAVVARLDTQAKMATITKSMTNIVKSLESSLATGNLQKMSETMDSFEKQFVNMEVQAEFMENAMAGSTSLSTPEGEVNSLMQQVADDYGLEVSVGLPQPAGHAIPTKTEEKVEEDDLSRRLAELKARG